One Candidatus Nitrotoga arctica genomic window, GCCGCTTCCGCACGTTGCAGGATACCGCCCGCTACCGTGGCACCTTCCATGCTAAGGTCATCGCTAAAGATACATCCATTGAAATCCAGCTCACCGCGCAGAATATCTTTCAGCCATACTTTTGAAAAACCTGCTGGATATGTGTCCACCTTGGAATAAATAACGTGTGCGGGCATGACCGCAGTCAGACCATAATTCACCATCTGACGAAATGGAATCAGGTCGCACAACTCAATGTCGGTATAGCTGCGCTCATCTATCGGAATTTCCAAGTGTGAATCGGCATGTACGTAACCGTGGCCAGGAAAATGTTTGCCCACGGTGGACATGCCACCCTGCCTGAGTCCCAATAACAGGCTATGTGCCAATTCGCCTATGGCCTGAGGCTCAGAATGAAAAGCACGGTCGCCAATCACTTTGCTGATGCCAAAATCTATATCTAGCACCGGGGTAAAGCTGAAATCCACGCCACAAGCACGCAATTCTGCAGCCAACACATAACCTACCTGCTGCGCCAGATGCTTGGCGCGGCGCGGATGTTCATCCCAAATATTACCCAACTCACGCATCGCCGGGATACGTGTAAAACCCTCGATAAAACGTTGCACTCGCCCACCCTCATGATCCACAGCAATCAATAGCGGGGGAGAACGCAACGCATGAATGCTGGCTGTCAGCTGGGCCAACTGGGGTGGAGATTCGTAATTACGCGCAAACAGAATCACGCCACCCACCAGTCCATGACGTAAGCGTGCTTCATCTTCCACAGTAAGGGTAGGTCCTGCGATATCCAGCATGCATGGGCCGATTCCCATTCAAATTCTCCTAATGATCTTTACGTAATTCATAACGGATGTTCTTGCTGTCCTTCCTGCGAAAGTGGAATCCGGAAGACTTGTACTAAATACATTTTGAATGGCTGAAGTTTTCACTTGAGAAAACTTATCGAAGCAGTAAATTTCGTCCGTGTCTTCACAATTTAACGCTTACTTAATCTTTCTCCAAAATGACGAATGCCACGGCAACATCATGGTCATCACTGATACTTAGATGGTGGTGAGTCAATCCTAATTGCATTAAGTGCGCAGCCAGTTCTGCATCAAATATAAAAATGGGTTTGCCAAAAGCATCATGTGTCACAGTAATTTTCTGCAAGCTCACGGGATAACGCAGGCCGCTTCCTATTGCCTTAGCCAGTGCTTCCTTGGCAGCAAAGCGTTTCATTAGCAGACGCACAGGGTAGGTATGGACACGATACTCCGTTAATTCCTGTTGGCTCAAAATGCGCTGTGCGAATCGCTCGCCGTAACTGGCATGCACTGCCTCAATGCGTGCATAAGCCACAATGTCAGTGCCGATACCAAAAATCACGGTAACTGAACTTCCATGATTTATGGATGAATGCCGCTTAGCAATGCTTTCATTTTTTTCACAGCTTGCTCCAGGCCAATAAAAAGTGCCTCAGCGATTATGGCATGACCGATGTTGAGTTCGCAGATATTAGGAATAGCAACAATAGGCTGTACGTTGTAATAGTTTAGGCCGTGTCCAGCATTCACTTGCAAACCGAGCGCATGGGCATGCACCACTGTGCGTTGAATGCGCGCCAATTCTTGTGTCTGATGCGATACGCTGGCCCCATCAGCATATTTCCCCGTGTGTATTTCTACTACCGGCGCGCCCGCAGATCGCGCCGCATCCATTTGTTTTTCATCCGCGTCCACAAACAATGACACACGTATGCCCGCCGCCGCACAGCACTCACAAGCGTGCCTCACACTATCAAAATTCCCCACCACATCCAATCCTCCCTCGGTGGTCAATTCCTCGCGCCGTTCCGGCACGAAGCAGACATCGTGCGGCTTAATGCGCAAAGCAATGGCCAACATTTCGTCGGTAATGGCGCTTTCAAGATTCATGCGCGTTTGCAGCATGTCACGCAGGATTTCCACGTCCTTATCCTGGATGTGGCGGCGGTCTTCGCGTAAATGCAGTGTAATAACATCGGCACCCGCCGCCTCACCGATCAACGCTGCCTGAATTACATTGGGGTAACGCGTACCCCTAACTTGGCGCAACGTGGCAACGTGGTCAATGTTAAATCCGAGTTTGATCATATTTTTTGTAGATCCCTTATCAATTCGCGCGTGTGCAATGTCTTACCCGCGAGATGATGATTCAGTAGCATACGCATCAACTGCTTGCTCTGCTGCGCGCTCACTGCATCGCGATAATCGTCAGCAGCCATATCTTGCAAGGTTTTGCCCAACATCAACAAGCCTTCTGATACATCTGATATGTCTGAGTCATTTGGTGTAGCACGCACCGCACCCCGTTCAAGCACATAACGATAGGGCGCGACAGAATTAATCGGCTCACCGCTGTCCGCTTCCTGTACCAATAAAAGCGCATAGCCCAACTCTTGCAGCAAATGTTTTTCAAAACAACGTAAAATGGCAGCATAGTCCGCTTCATTTGCTAGCCGTTGTAGGGTGTGCTGGTAATAATCGAACAGTTGTTCGTGCGGATCATCACGCACCATCAGGTTAAGCAGCAATTCATTCAAATAGAAACCACACAGCAATGCCGTTCCCTGTAATTGCGGCTGACCACCCTGCCACTCGGCACGGTGCAAGGTGCGCAATTCATGTTTGCCAAACCAGCTTAACATTAATGGCTGAAAACCCATTAATAAACCGCGTAACGCCGATCTCGGGCGCCGTGCACCGCGTGCCACCAATGCTACGCGACCATGCTGCCGACTTAACACTTCCAGCACCAGGCTGGTTTCACGGTATGGATAGCTGTGCAGGACGAACGCGGGTTCGTCTTCTAATCTGTGTTTGTGCGACTGCAATCTACCCCTCCCAGCTTCCCCTTGTCACAGAAGAATAGAACGAGAAAAACAAAGCCAACCATCCAACTATGAAAAGTGCACTACCTAGCAGTGAGAACCACACCAATAAATCACTTACTGATGCAGGAAAAAAAGAGTTTACGGTTAGAATTATTCATACCCCAAACTTTTCAATACTTGTGCATTATCTGCCCAACCACTTCGCACTTTAATCCACACTTCGAGATAAACTTTTCCATCGAATAGTGCTTCCATATCTAACCGCGCTTGGGTAGCGATCTCCTTAAGCTTCTCACCATTCTTACCGATCAGCATTGCCTTATGCGCGTCCTTATCCACAAGAACCGCAGCGTGAATACGGCGCAGCTTTCCTTCTATTTTGAACTGTTCAATCACGACACTTACTGAGTAGGGTAACTCTTCACCGGAATAGCGAAAGATTTTTTCACGCACCAATTCGGCCGCGAGAAAGCGTTCATTACGATCGGTGATTTCATCTTCAGGATAAATTTTTTCACCTTCAAGCAGATAGGGTCGAACCGCATTTAACAAGGTGTCGAGCTGCTTGTTCTGTTTTGCGCTCACTGGCACGATAGCAGTGAATTCACGCTCCTTGGCTATCTCCTGAATAAAGGGCAGTAATTCTGATTTATTCTCCATGTTATCTACCTTGTTGATAACAAGCAGCACTGGCATATTTTTTGGTAGCAGATTCATTACTTGACGATCACGCTCGTCGAAATTCCTGGCTTCAATTACGAACAACACCACATTCACATTACGCAAACTACTCGTCACCACACGATTCAAACCGCGATTCAGAGTATTAAGATGCTTCGTCTGAAATCCGGGAGTATCTACAAATACAAATTGCGCATGCTCTTCAGTTAGTATTCCGCTAATACGATGGCGTGTGGTCTGTGCCTTGCGTGAGGTGATGCTAATTTTTTGGCCAACCAGATGATTAAGCAAAGTGGATTTACCCACATTCGGGCGGCCGACAATAGCGATAAAGCCACTGTGGTAATTATTTGCATTCATGACTGGCTCTCAATTTTCCGGTAAGCGGCTTCTGCTGCTACCTGCTCTGCGGTGCGACGACTACTGCCTTCACCACACGTGAATAATTTCAATTGTTCGATTTGACATTCAACTTTAAATAGCTGTGCATGTGCCTCGCCCTGAGTCGCAATCACGATATATTTTGGTAATGCCAGACGCTTGCCTTGCAAATATTCCTGCAACAAGGTTTTGAAATCCTTACCCAACGTTTGCGCGTCTGCTTGCGCTATAAAGGGCACATACAGCCGGAGCACAACTTGCTCTGCGGCTGCAAAACCCGCATCTATGAATACTGCACCGAACAATGCTTCCATGGTATCGGCAAGGATAGACGGGCGACGAAAGCCGGCGCTTTTGCGCTCCCCTTCGCCCAATAATAATAATTCACCCAAACGTAATTGCTGCGCTAAGATAAACAAGGTTTGCTGATTGACCAGATTG contains:
- the pdxJ gene encoding pyridoxine 5'-phosphate synthase; this encodes MIKLGFNIDHVATLRQVRGTRYPNVIQAALIGEAAGADVITLHLREDRRHIQDKDVEILRDMLQTRMNLESAITDEMLAIALRIKPHDVCFVPERREELTTEGGLDVVGNFDSVRHACECCAAAGIRVSLFVDADEKQMDAARSAGAPVVEIHTGKYADGASVSHQTQELARIQRTVVHAHALGLQVNAGHGLNYYNVQPIVAIPNICELNIGHAIIAEALFIGLEQAVKKMKALLSGIHP
- the recO gene encoding DNA repair protein RecO; translated protein: MQSHKHRLEDEPAFVLHSYPYRETSLVLEVLSRQHGRVALVARGARRPRSALRGLLMGFQPLMLSWFGKHELRTLHRAEWQGGQPQLQGTALLCGFYLNELLLNLMVRDDPHEQLFDYYQHTLQRLANEADYAAILRCFEKHLLQELGYALLLVQEADSGEPINSVAPYRYVLERGAVRATPNDSDISDVSEGLLMLGKTLQDMAADDYRDAVSAQQSKQLMRMLLNHHLAGKTLHTRELIRDLQKI
- the rnc gene encoding ribonuclease III; this translates as MNRDVLCNQIGHVFTQSQLLQRALTHRSYSAEHNERLEFLGDSILNCVVAKYLYGIYPDLPEGDLSRLRSNLVNQQTLFILAQQLRLGELLLLGEGERKSAGFRRPSILADTMEALFGAVFIDAGFAAAEQVVLRLYVPFIAQADAQTLGKDFKTLLQEYLQGKRLALPKYIVIATQGEAHAQLFKVECQIEQLKLFTCGEGSSRRTAEQVAAEAAYRKIESQS
- the era gene encoding GTPase Era — encoded protein: MNANNYHSGFIAIVGRPNVGKSTLLNHLVGQKISITSRKAQTTRHRISGILTEEHAQFVFVDTPGFQTKHLNTLNRGLNRVVTSSLRNVNVVLFVIEARNFDERDRQVMNLLPKNMPVLLVINKVDNMENKSELLPFIQEIAKEREFTAIVPVSAKQNKQLDTLLNAVRPYLLEGEKIYPEDEITDRNERFLAAELVREKIFRYSGEELPYSVSVVIEQFKIEGKLRRIHAAVLVDKDAHKAMLIGKNGEKLKEIATQARLDMEALFDGKVYLEVWIKVRSGWADNAQVLKSLGYE
- the acpS gene encoding holo-ACP synthase, translating into MIFGIGTDIVAYARIEAVHASYGERFAQRILSQQELTEYRVHTYPVRLLMKRFAAKEALAKAIGSGLRYPVSLQKITVTHDAFGKPIFIFDAELAAHLMQLGLTHHHLSISDDHDVAVAFVILEKD
- the nagZ gene encoding beta-N-acetylhexosaminidase yields the protein MGIGPCMLDIAGPTLTVEDEARLRHGLVGGVILFARNYESPPQLAQLTASIHALRSPPLLIAVDHEGGRVQRFIEGFTRIPAMRELGNIWDEHPRRAKHLAQQVGYVLAAELRACGVDFSFTPVLDIDFGISKVIGDRAFHSEPQAIGELAHSLLLGLRQGGMSTVGKHFPGHGYVHADSHLEIPIDERSYTDIELCDLIPFRQMVNYGLTAVMPAHVIYSKVDTYPAGFSKVWLKDILRGELDFNGCIFSDDLSMEGATVAGGILQRAEAALQAGCDMVLVCNQPSLADELLAGLKWDMPATSKARLAHMRGRNHPDTLVQLHEQTGFMKAVHEIAAIGSGTAELPFA